A genomic window from Silene latifolia isolate original U9 population chromosome 11, ASM4854445v1, whole genome shotgun sequence includes:
- the LOC141614827 gene encoding protein DETOXIFICATION 29-like isoform X1 produces the protein MRNMERTLSLNLYPRVFLLHTALQIWLSNIIKNFSLEIWYYAAVIMIAGYVKNTKISVDALSISLSLVGWTTMLTLGFYTGVSVRVSNELGAGQPQAVKFAVKVAILTSFSVGFLVSFLLLMLQRQYPLVFTNSKGVQEFVRKLTLPKMGEEQNKSNVLNYRKHNC, from the exons ATGAGAAATATGGAGAGAACTTTGTCGCTCAATTTGTATCCAAGAGTTTTCTTGCTGCACACTGCCCTCCAGATTTGGCTCAGCAATATCATCAAAAACTTCAG TTTAGAGATCTGGTATTATGCAGCAGTAATTATGATAGCAGGATATGTGAAGAATACAAAGATATCTGTGGATGCCTTGTCAATAAG CCTGAGCTTAGTAGGTTGGACAACAATGTTGACTCTTGGATTTTACACCGGTGTAAG TGTTAGAGTGTCGAATGAGCTTGGAGCTGGACAGCCACAAGCTGTGAAATTTGCAGTTAAGGTAGCAATTTTGACATCGTTTTCTGTGGGGTTTCTTGTCTCGTTCTTGCTCCTAATGCTACAAAGGCAGTACCCGTTGGTGTTCACCAACAGCAAAGGGGTGCAGGAGTTTGTCCGTAAGCTCACCCTCCCTAAAATGGGAGAAGAACAAAATAAAAGTAATGTCTTGAATTATCGTAAACACAACTGTTGA
- the LOC141614827 gene encoding exportin-T-like isoform X3, which yields MYEKYGENFVAQFVSKSFLAAHCPPDLAQQYHQKLQFRDLVLCSSNYDSRICEEYKDICGCLVNKPELSRLDNNVDSWILHRCKVFL from the exons ATGTATGAGAAATATGGAGAGAACTTTGTCGCTCAATTTGTATCCAAGAGTTTTCTTGCTGCACACTGCCCTCCAGATTTGGCTCAGCAATATCATCAAAAACTTCAG TTTAGAGATCTGGTATTATGCAGCAGTAATTATGATAGCAGGATATGTGAAGAATACAAAGATATCTGTGGATGCCTTGTCAATAAG CCTGAGCTTAGTAGGTTGGACAACAATGTTGACTCTTGGATTTTACACCGGTGTAAG GTGTTTCTTTAG
- the LOC141614827 gene encoding protein DETOXIFICATION 29-like isoform X2, whose translation MRNMERTLSLNLYPRVFLLHTALQIWLSNIIKNFSLEIWYYAAVIMIAGYVKNTKISVDALSISLSLVGWTTMLTLGFYTGVSVRVSNELGAGQPQAVKFAVKVFL comes from the exons ATGAGAAATATGGAGAGAACTTTGTCGCTCAATTTGTATCCAAGAGTTTTCTTGCTGCACACTGCCCTCCAGATTTGGCTCAGCAATATCATCAAAAACTTCAG TTTAGAGATCTGGTATTATGCAGCAGTAATTATGATAGCAGGATATGTGAAGAATACAAAGATATCTGTGGATGCCTTGTCAATAAG CCTGAGCTTAGTAGGTTGGACAACAATGTTGACTCTTGGATTTTACACCGGTGTAAG TGTTAGAGTGTCGAATGAGCTTGGAGCTGGACAGCCACAAGCTGTGAAATTTGCAGTTAAG GTGTTTCTTTAG
- the LOC141611580 gene encoding uncharacterized protein LOC141611580 — MNKMSRRNSHNFHLIYLLFTLSTFFQAILAVDYTVTNNAPTTQGGMVFSNQIGDSYAQQTLSSATDFIWQTFQETDVSNQKSVGQVDLIVVPSLPPNVVAETGNNQIQFTAEYLAGYNGDVKTEFTGVIYHEMTHVWQWNGNGQANGGLIEGIADYVRLKAGYIANGWAQPGDGSKWDEGYSVTARFLDYCDGLMSGFVAQLNNKMKDGYSDGFFQDLLGKSVDQLWSDYKAMYGH; from the coding sequence ATGAACAAAATGTCACGTAGAAATTCCCATAATTTTCACCTTATTTACCTCTTGTTTACCCTTTCAACATTCTTCCAAGCAATCCTAGCAGTTGATTACACTGTAACCAACAATGCACCCACAACACAAGGTGGCATGGTTTTTAGTAACCAAATAGGTGACTCTTACGCACAACAAACCCTTTCAAGTGCCACAGACTTCATATGGCAAACATTCCAAGAAACCGACGTGTCGAACCAAAAATCCGTGGGCCAAGTTGACTTAATCGTTGTCCCTAGCCTACCCCCTAACGTCGTGGCTGAGACAGGTAACAATCAAATTCAATTTACCGCGGAGTACCTAGCAGGCTATAACGGGGACGTTAAAACGGAATTTACTGGGGTAATTTACCATGAAATGACCCATGTTTGGCAATGGAATGGTAATGGTCAAGCGAATGGTGGATTAATTGAAGGGATTGCTGATTATGTGAGGTTAAAAGCCGGGTATATAGCAAATGGGTGGGCCCAACCCGGAGACGGGTCGAAATGGGATGAAGGGTATAGTGTCACAGCTAGGTTCTTGGACTATTGTGATGGACTTATGAGTGGGTTTGTGGCCCAATTAAATAATAAGATGAAAGATGGTTATAGTGATGGTTTCTTTCAGGATTTGTTGGGGAAGAGTGTTGATCAGCTCTGGTCTGATTATAAGGCTATGTATGGTCATTAA